Below is a window of bacterium DNA.
TCACTCGACCTCGCAGCTGCGAACTACGCCCTGGCCCTGCAATCGGACAATGATGGACTCGTCGAATCAGCGCTTTATTACCTCACCTGCATGCGCCTTGCCTACCCCACGTACAATCTCGATGAAGTCAGCACACTGGTCGATTCGCTGGTGACGGAAGGAAAAACGGAAAGCATCCGATTCAAGGCCTATCTCACCAGCGCAGTGTTCGATGCCCCGGCATCCGTCGATTGTGAGCAGCTTCGCAGCACCGATGACATCCTTGCATTTTTCGTTTCCATCAGCAATCAGCTTCAGCATCGTCTGCTGGTTCAGAAAAACTGAGACGTACACAGCACAGTGAAAAAAAGTCCCTGCACGGAGCATGCGCAGGGACTTTTTCTTTCATCACATCCGTGAAACCTTATTCCGCCTTGACACGCACCTTGTGCTGGACACGGTCTCGTACGACCCAGGCTTCAGTCATACCGCGTTCATGAAGCAGAGCGCGGACGGAATCGGCCGGGGGACGAAGCAGAAAATCCCCCATACGCAACTTGTAATACGGCGCATCGAAGGTCAGATCAAGCCGTCCCACCTGCATATCGAGAGAATCAAGCCTGTCATGAAAACGCGTAATCTGCCGCTGCGCTTCATCCACGCTGGTGGTAGAATACAGCTGGATACGATATCCCATCGTCTTCTCGATGCGCTCAGTCCATTGCGTCTCTTCAGGGATATCGGCGCGTTCGGAGGGTTTGACCTCCGTCGCTTCCTTTTCCTCGGGTTTCCTGTATTTTGCCGGATCGAATTCCTTTTCGTGTTCCTGCATCGGCTTATCCTCCTGCTTGACAGGTGTCACGTCAGAAGACGCCGAACAGCCGGTGAGAAAAGCTATCCCGAGCAGTACTGCGATGACAGAGGCGTTTCGAAGGTGTGAATTACGTACTCGCATGAATTAGCGTGCAACCTCAACCGTGAATGCATCCGGGTAACCAAGAGACTGTACTTCCGCTTTGAAGGAAGCGGCCTCATCACGCTTCTGGAAGGAGCCCAGCGTAACCTTGTAGTAACCGGTCGCAGCATCATAGCGCTTGTACACCGGCTGATTGAACTTGTTTTTGAGTTCGTTGACGAGTTCGAAGGCACCGGATTCGTTTTTGAACGCACCGAGCTGCACGCTCCACATCATACTGCCGCTGCGCGGTGCCACGTTTGCGGGCTGCGTTTTCTCCACGGGCGGCGCCTCCTGCTTTGCCGGCGGCTCAGCTTCCGTAGCCGCTGCCGGTTCCTCATCCCTGATGGGAACAGGTTCGACCTCGGCCTCCCCTTCATCTTCCACAACTTCGATTTCAACGGGTTCATCCGTTTCCGGGATGATCGATTCTTCCTGGTCGACTTTCTGGAAACTTTCGTCCCCCTGCGCGCCGTCCTTGGAGTTCACTTCCTCACTTGAACTGCATGCCGCTACGAACATCAGCGATGCAAAAATGAACATGAGGGGGAAAAATTTGCGATGCAACATGGTATGCTCCGGATAAGATTTCAGAGACGAACAATTTCAATACCGGCACTTGCCCCGATACGGGTGGCTCCCGCATCGATCATGCGTAAGGCGGTGTCACGGTCACGGATGCCCCCGCTGGCTTTCACGTCTGCGCTTTCCCCTACGGTACTGCGCATCAGCCGGACAGCCTCAACAGTGGCGCCTCCACTGCTGAACCCGGTAGAAGTCTTGACAAATTCCGCGCCGGCGTTCACCGCGAGATTGCAGGCTTCGATAACTTCCGTATCGCTGAGCAGGCATGTTTCCAGGATGACCTTGATAATGGCTTCATCGACGCTTTGCCTGGCAGCGTGCGCAACGGATGCGATATCGTTTTCGACGTAGGCATAGTCGCCTTCGCGTAGTCTGCCGACATGCAGCACCATATCGAATTCTCCGGCGCCATCCGCTGCCGCGTTTTCAGTTTCCCGGACCTTGACGTCTGTTCTGTTTGCGCCAAGCGGGAATCCGATCACCGTGCACACACGCGGTGCGCTTTCCTGCAGCACATTTGCACAGAGACGCACCCATGATGGATTGACACATACGGAGGCAAATCCATATTGACGTGCCTCATCGCAGAGCCGGAGAATATCCCGCTCTCCGGCCTCCGGTTTAAGAAGGGTGTGATCAATTCTGCCCGCGAGTTCCGTATCGATGCGATGTTCCTGCATGTGTTTCTGCTCCCGTATCAGATTCCGAAGCGAAGCGCCACCGATGCCCTGATTACATTGATTCTCCAGTCGGCGTTTCCGTCTGTCACAGACGTTACCGGTATGTTGGCCTGCAGTTCAGGGGCCAGGGCGGCGCTTCTGCCGAGAGGCAGGTCGAATCCTATCCCCAGAAGAATAGCGGCACGAAGCCCGGGATCTCCAAAGTCCTCGAGCGCGCCATCCTTGTACACCATCTTGTTCGTTCCGGAGCTGGGAAACGTATAGCCCTCGGTTTTCAGGTAAATCTCTTCGGTGAGTGTTCCTGTCGTATAAAAACCGGCGCTCGCGCCGGCGATGAAATACAGTCCCCCGGCACCGGTAAACCAGAGTGCACTGAACGATGTCGTGATGTACTGGAGTGCGACATCCGAACGCTGCTCGAACTCCACGGGGACAGTGCTGCCATCGATTGCAATCATCTCCGCATTGCGATTGGTGATGTACTCGGTACTGTGATCCTGAAAAAGTCCTTCCAGGCGCAATCCCAAATAGCGATTGATGAAGAAATCGAGCTGCAGTCCGGCATGATACCCCGCACCGTCGCCATTGTCATATTCACAGTTGCAGTCGGCTCTGGGACCGCTGACGCCGAGATTGTAATTGCCGCCACCGACGATCCCTATGGCAACGGATCCCGGATACGCCTGGCGGAATCCATGGCTCTGACGGTAGCGCTGCGCGGAGGCAGGCAGAGTAAGCATGACAAATGAAAGCGTGGCAGCGGTCAATGCGAGCAGGATGAGGCGAGACTGGAAACGAGCATGCATGGTACTTCTCCGCAGAGTGTTCATATGGCGAAGCGCAGATATATCTGTGCGCGGAACGCATTGAGCCTCCAGCTCTGATAGTTGGAGGCGAGCGGCGTCTGTCCCAGTGAAAAGGAAAGCTCGGGGGCCAGTTCAAGTCGCTCGTGCAGAGGAATGATGTATCCGAGCCTTGCACTGAGTGCAAGCTGATAACCGCTGTCGTCATAATACTGCGACAGTCCGTCGTCCATCACGACCTGCTCGCTGCCCCCGTTTGTATCATAACCTATCCCAGGAGTGGTAATGGTTTCCACTTCTTCGATATTGTCGGAAAACACCACACCGAGTTCCGGACCGGCGGCGACATAAAGACCGCGAAGCGGCAAATCCCATTTCGCGAGTACAGCAAATTGCAGCAGAGTCAGCTGAACGGTGCTTTCGAGATCGAAATTGATGTTGCGAAACTCCCCTTCCGCAGGTGGAATCTCGATATACTCCAGACGTGTCTGCGATTTCTCGTACACGGGTGTCATCGAACGCAATCCCACCGTCGCCATCACGGAAAAATCCCTGCTGAGGGGATAATCCGCAAAACCGCCAAGATCGAATCCCAGTCCGTTTCCTCCGTTGTATTCACAGTCGCAAAGTGTCTTGAAACTGCCACTTCCCGCTATCCAGGCACCACCGGCATAGGGACCGATGTGAAGTCGAAACGGGACGGGACGCAGAATATCGTCCTCTCCCCCGGGGGGATTACCCGCGGAAAGCGGCGTGGAGCTTAGAAGTAGGAGAGTAAGAATCAGGGCCAAGGTGCGCATATCAACGATGTGTATATGATGTATCCGGCATATTACAATCACCCTGCCTAAGATACAACCGCTCAAATGCACTCGGATGTGCTCAGATGTGCTCAGATACGCTCAGATACGCTCAGCGGCGGATCGCGGAATCCAGCCGTTTTTCCCGTCGGCGAGACGGATATGGTACATCTCCTCCCGTACCTCCAGGATCTGCACTTTCAATCCCTCATGTACCACGAAACTCTCGACTCCGGTGGCGTCGGGCGTACTCAGAACGGTGGTTTCATCAGGCATGATGATGGCATTGCTGTGTGCACTGATCTGCTCGAGACGTGTGCTGTAGAGGACAACGGTCAGAATGAAAAAGACGCCTGTCGCGATGCTTGCCACCAGTGCGATGCGGCGCAGCAATACGCGGCGGAACCCGAAGAAGAGAAACAGGGATGCGGCGAGCAGCCACAGGAAGGCGACCGACCAGCTGAAAAACGTTGCGGGCAGGTATGCGTTCTGCACATCATTCCACCAGCGAACGAAGAAAAGCAACGGAATCGGTTCGACGCGGTCGCGGGTCCGGGCGCGCACCACACGAATGTTATGGAGTACGTCCGCATTCCCCGGCTCCTGCAGAAGCGCCTTCTCGAAATACAGCATTGCTGCGCCGAGGTTTCCGTTCTTGTAATAGGCGTTCCCGAGATTGTAATACACCGGGAAAGAGGCATAGCCTTCATTTTCCAGATCGTGCAGCAGCTGTATCGCCTGTTTGTATTCGGCGTTGGAATAGGCGCTCGTTGCTTCGTCGAAGCGATCCCGTGGTTGCGCCTGCACGACGGCAACAGAAAGCAAGGAGAGGATTACAATGCAGAATATTCTCATCATGCGCTCCTCCGCATGGCTTCTTCGAGGGAAATGATGGCTTCACGTGTTTCGTCATACAGTGACTGCATCTCCTGCTCGTTCGCCCGTGTCGGCGAAAATCGTGCAAATTCCACGCGGTCGAGAGCTTTCTGTAATTGTGCACTGAGCGCATCATCAACGCCGTCCTTCCGAAGGGCATCCACAATTGCGGCCATTGTGGTGGCAGAGGTGGAGAGTCCCAGTTTGTCCTGCACATACCCCCAGAGCGCACGGGCAATTTCGAGATAGTACGTATCGGTTTCACCCTGCTCGAGATAACGTCGTGAATTCTGCAGGTGTTTTTCCGCGACACGGGTAGCGCGGCGGCGCTTCATTCCTGCGACATCACCTCTTGCGGCATCATACCGCCGCTTCCAGAGCAGCGCGCCGACGGTGGCGACAACCGGCATGAGGTAGAAGAGCGCCATGAGTGGCAACGGAATACCCGGATCCTCGCTGGAGGGCAATGGACCTGAGACGGTGCGTATCGGCCGCACATCTTCCGAAAGGTAGTCAATGTACTCCTGCTCAAGCTGTCCTGCCTGCTGCCGCGCGTCGCCTTCGGCGATATCGAGCTCGAAAGACGCGCTGTGAAGGGTGATATACTGCTTGCTCTCGAGATCGAAATAGCTGAAGGTCACCGGTGGTAGCGTGACCTTGCCCGCATAACGCGGCACCAGGATATACTCGAAGGTCTTGCTGCCTGTCATGGTGCCGCCTTCAGGATGCACATCCTCGCTTATGGTCGGATCATAATGATCCACTCCCGCGGGGAACGTGATCGACGGCTCATCGAGCAAACGGATATTTCCCTGTCCACTCAGCTTCACCGTCAGCGTTGCGGTTTCATTCGCCTTGAGCTTTCGCCTGTCCAACTGCACGTTCATGTCGTACGAACCGACAACACCCTTGAAGTTTTCGGGTTTGTCCGTTTCAGGGAGTGCGCGCACGTTCACATTCAGTTTCTGTGTCAGCAGCGATTTCTTCACGTTTTCATAACGATCGAAAAACGGATCGGAGAAAAAACGGTCAAATGCGTCATTCCCCCGTCGCTCACGCGGTTTGCGAACGCGTACAGTGGTCCCGACTTCGAAGGGATCAATCGTCAGCTTCCCGGTCTGCGTCGGGAAATACAGCACTTTACGCAGCATGAAAGTCTCGTACTGCCGTCCCTTGTACACTTCGACCCGTGGACGCAGCTGGGTCGGTGTTTCGACATCCTCGGACCAGAAGCCAACCATGCGTGGCAGTTTGATGGGATTATCGAGCTGAAAAGCGACGCGGGAATACAGCTTGTAGGTAACGGTGATCGGTTCACCGATATAGACATCGGATTTGTTCGCAATGGCACGAATAAACAGCTCGTCTCCCAGATCAATGTTGCGCGATTGTGTGCTTCCCCCCTGCTGCTGCTGCTGATTCCCTGATTGCGGAACGGCCTTCGTCACCTTGATACGCACGGTGTTGCTGCTGAGCCTGGAGCCATCGTAGTTGATGCTGGCGGATGGAACGGTGAAGCTGCCAACGCTGCGCGGTTGAAGAACGTAGCTCCACGAGATGGTCGTACTGACGCGTCCGTTGATGATCTGCATCTGCTGCGAGGTAGACGGACCGTGGAGCGTGAGGAAATTGCTGTTAAGGTTCGGTGCGTTGAAATCCGAGTAGCGGCGAAGACTCCCTCCAGACAGGGAATATGTCACCTGGAACTGCTCTCCCACGGCAACTTCCGTTCTGTCCACGCTGCAGGTGAACTGCACGTCCTGCGCCCACACCGCGGGTGCGAGCACACTGAGCACTGCTATGAACGCTATCAGCCGCTTCATGTCTTACCAGTCCTTCTCCACATTTGCGCGTGCGTTTACCTTGGCCCGCTTCTTCTTCTGCAGAGCTTTTTCCTCGCGTTCGAGTGCGCGCAGAATCTGCTCAGCCTGCTGCTTCGACATCTTCTGCTCCTGCTCGGGTTTGGACTTCTGCTGCTCGTTCTTCTTTGCGTCCTCTTTCTGATCCTGGTCTTTCTGATTCTGTTGCTGCTGCTGGTCCTGCTGCTGCTGATCTTTCTTCTGCTGCTGCTCGTCCTTGCTCTTGTCTTTCTGATCCTGATCCTTATTCTTGTCCTGCTTCTGGTCTTTCTTCTGATCCTTGTTCTGATCTTTGTTCTGCTGTTGCTGCTGCAGCTCTTCCAGCTTCTTTTTGGCGTAGGTCAGATTGTATCGGGCTTCTTCATCCGCCGGACGAAGCTTGAGCGCCCGTTTGTACATGTCAATGGCATGCAGATAGCCCTGCATACGCATATCCCCACCCTGTCCACCGGCCGCCTGCTGCAACAGTGGATTTTCCATCCCCTTGTCCGCTGCCTGCAGAAAGGTATTCCCGGCGTTGTAAAACGTCGTCGCCAGCTGATCGGGGTTTTCCACGCGTGTCCCGGCTTTCTCGTATGCTTCGAGAGCCGCCTTGATATCGTCTGCGCGATACGCTGCGTTCCCGTTGTTGAAATAGCTTTCAACGCGATCGGGCTCTTCGACGGACGCCTGTTCGTATTTCTCTCGGGCGCGGTCATATTCCTGCTGGCTGTAATATTCATTGCCCTCGTTTACCGTCGAACGGTACGACTGTGCCGACAGTGTTGCCGCAGTCATCGAGAGCAGTATGACAATGAGGATGCGCGTTCTCATATCAGCCCTCCGAATCTTGTGGTGGTGCAAAAATGGAAAAGCGGGAGAGGAACCTGTTCCGGGTTTCCGAGATGAGCAGTTCCCCGATCAGCAGCACGAGCGCGAGCGCGAGCAGATACTGAAAACGGTCTTCATAATCGGTGAACTGCTTCGTACCGAATTCCTTTTTTTCCATGCGTTCGATCTGCGCGAATACGGTGGCGAGATTGTCCCGTCCACTCAGCGCCTGGGTAAAGCTCCCCCCCGTGACTTTCGCGATTTCCCGCAAAGTTTCTGCATCGAGGCGGGAGAGAACGAGCTCCCCGTCTTCGGATTTCTTGAAACCCTGCCCGTTGCCGCCTACGGGGATCGGGGCGCCCTCGAGCGAACCCATACCGATGGTGTGAATGACGATTCCTTCCGCTGCCGCTTCCTTGGCAGCGCTGACCGGATCGTCTTCATGATTTTCACCGTCCGTAATTACGACCATCGCCTTGTATTTCCCTTCCTCTTTCTTGAACGATTCCCTCGCCAGGTCTATGGCGGATCCGATCGCCGTACCCGGTGTCGGTGCGATGCCTGTGGTGATCACATCGGTAAGCATGAGTGCTGCATTGTAATCCGATGTCAGCGGCAGCTGCGTATACGCATCTCCCGCGAAGACGATGATACCGATACGATCGCCCTTCAGATTGTTGATCAGGTTCTGCAATTCCTTTTTTGCGGCGCTGATGCGGTTGGGCTGAATATCTTCGGCATTCATACTGCTGGAGACATCGACC
It encodes the following:
- a CDS encoding SPOR domain-containing protein codes for the protein MQEHEKEFDPAKYRKPEEKEATEVKPSERADIPEETQWTERIEKTMGYRIQLYSTTSVDEAQRQITRFHDRLDSLDMQVGRLDLTFDAPYYKLRMGDFLLRPPADSVRALLHERGMTEAWVVRDRVQHKVRVKAE
- a CDS encoding SPOR domain-containing protein; the protein is MLHRKFFPLMFIFASLMFVAACSSSEEVNSKDGAQGDESFQKVDQEESIIPETDEPVEIEVVEDEGEAEVEPVPIRDEEPAAATEAEPPAKQEAPPVEKTQPANVAPRSGSMMWSVQLGAFKNESGAFELVNELKNKFNQPVYKRYDAATGYYKVTLGSFQKRDEAASFKAEVQSLGYPDAFTVEVAR
- the deoC gene encoding deoxyribose-phosphate aldolase, with amino-acid sequence MDTELAGRIDHTLLKPEAGERDILRLCDEARQYGFASVCVNPSWVRLCANVLQESAPRVCTVIGFPLGANRTDVKVRETENAAADGAGEFDMVLHVGRLREGDYAYVENDIASVAHAARQSVDEAIIKVILETCLLSDTEVIEACNLAVNAGAEFVKTSTGFSSGGATVEAVRLMRSTVGESADVKASGGIRDRDTALRMIDAGATRIGASAGIEIVRL
- a CDS encoding PorT family protein; this encodes MHARFQSRLILLALTAATLSFVMLTLPASAQRYRQSHGFRQAYPGSVAIGIVGGGNYNLGVSGPRADCNCEYDNGDGAGYHAGLQLDFFINRYLGLRLEGLFQDHSTEYITNRNAEMIAIDGSTVPVEFEQRSDVALQYITTSFSALWFTGAGGLYFIAGASAGFYTTGTLTEEIYLKTEGYTFPSSGTNKMVYKDGALEDFGDPGLRAAILLGIGFDLPLGRSAALAPELQANIPVTSVTDGNADWRINVIRASVALRFGI
- a CDS encoding outer membrane beta-barrel protein, with the translated sequence MRTLALILTLLLLSSTPLSAGNPPGGEDDILRPVPFRLHIGPYAGGAWIAGSGSFKTLCDCEYNGGNGLGFDLGGFADYPLSRDFSVMATVGLRSMTPVYEKSQTRLEYIEIPPAEGEFRNINFDLESTVQLTLLQFAVLAKWDLPLRGLYVAAGPELGVVFSDNIEEVETITTPGIGYDTNGGSEQVVMDDGLSQYYDDSGYQLALSARLGYIIPLHERLELAPELSFSLGQTPLASNYQSWRLNAFRAQIYLRFAI
- a CDS encoding tetratricopeptide repeat protein — encoded protein: MMRIFCIVILSLLSVAVVQAQPRDRFDEATSAYSNAEYKQAIQLLHDLENEGYASFPVYYNLGNAYYKNGNLGAAMLYFEKALLQEPGNADVLHNIRVVRARTRDRVEPIPLLFFVRWWNDVQNAYLPATFFSWSVAFLWLLAASLFLFFGFRRVLLRRIALVASIATGVFFILTVVLYSTRLEQISAHSNAIIMPDETTVLSTPDATGVESFVVHEGLKVQILEVREEMYHIRLADGKNGWIPRSAAERI
- a CDS encoding BatD family protein, whose protein sequence is MKRLIAFIAVLSVLAPAVWAQDVQFTCSVDRTEVAVGEQFQVTYSLSGGSLRRYSDFNAPNLNSNFLTLHGPSTSQQMQIINGRVSTTISWSYVLQPRSVGSFTVPSASINYDGSRLSSNTVRIKVTKAVPQSGNQQQQQGGSTQSRNIDLGDELFIRAIANKSDVYIGEPITVTYKLYSRVAFQLDNPIKLPRMVGFWSEDVETPTQLRPRVEVYKGRQYETFMLRKVLYFPTQTGKLTIDPFEVGTTVRVRKPRERRGNDAFDRFFSDPFFDRYENVKKSLLTQKLNVNVRALPETDKPENFKGVVGSYDMNVQLDRRKLKANETATLTVKLSGQGNIRLLDEPSITFPAGVDHYDPTISEDVHPEGGTMTGSKTFEYILVPRYAGKVTLPPVTFSYFDLESKQYITLHSASFELDIAEGDARQQAGQLEQEYIDYLSEDVRPIRTVSGPLPSSEDPGIPLPLMALFYLMPVVATVGALLWKRRYDAARGDVAGMKRRRATRVAEKHLQNSRRYLEQGETDTYYLEIARALWGYVQDKLGLSTSATTMAAIVDALRKDGVDDALSAQLQKALDRVEFARFSPTRANEQEMQSLYDETREAIISLEEAMRRSA
- a CDS encoding tetratricopeptide repeat protein, with product MRTRILIVILLSMTAATLSAQSYRSTVNEGNEYYSQQEYDRAREKYEQASVEEPDRVESYFNNGNAAYRADDIKAALEAYEKAGTRVENPDQLATTFYNAGNTFLQAADKGMENPLLQQAAGGQGGDMRMQGYLHAIDMYKRALKLRPADEEARYNLTYAKKKLEELQQQQQNKDQNKDQKKDQKQDKNKDQDQKDKSKDEQQQKKDQQQQDQQQQQNQKDQDQKEDAKKNEQQKSKPEQEQKMSKQQAEQILRALEREEKALQKKKRAKVNARANVEKDW
- a CDS encoding VWA domain-containing protein; translated protein: MIQFAHPEYLTYLLVLPAVAALLWFAWFLKRRRLQAYGERSTLHRMTPGRSRVKFWLRGSIFLLALAVCIVAYANPKIGTKFEEVTRSGIDLIVAVDVSSSMNAEDIQPNRISAAKKELQNLINNLKGDRIGIIVFAGDAYTQLPLTSDYNAALMLTDVITTGIAPTPGTAIGSAIDLARESFKKEEGKYKAMVVITDGENHEDDPVSAAKEAAAEGIVIHTIGMGSLEGAPIPVGGNGQGFKKSEDGELVLSRLDAETLREIAKVTGGSFTQALSGRDNLATVFAQIERMEKKEFGTKQFTDYEDRFQYLLALALVLLIGELLISETRNRFLSRFSIFAPPQDSEG